Genomic DNA from Burkholderia plantarii:
GGCGCGATCATCGGCATCGACATGGCGATCCGCCATCCGGACCGCGTCGGCAAGGTGGTGGCGTTCGCCGCGAACACGAAGACCGACGGCGTGATGCCCGACGTCGAGAAGAACCCGACGTTCGCGGCCTTCATCAAGCGCGGCGGCGACGAGTACCGGCGCCTGTCGCCGACGCCGAAGGAGTACGACGCGTTCGTCGAGCAGATCGGCCACATGTGGGCGTCGCAGCCGAACTGGAGCGACGCGCAGCTGAAGGCGATCACCGCGCCCGTGCTCGTGATGGACGGCGATCACGACGAGGCGATCCGGCGCGAGCACACCGAATACATCGCCGCGACGATCCCGGGCGCGGGCCTGCAGATCCTGCCCGGGACCAGCCATTTCGCGATGCTGCAGGATCCCGAGGCGTTCAACTTCGCGGTCGAGCATTTTCTTGGGGATCGATAGGCGGGTGGTGGGCGAGTGACGGGCGGGCGAGGGCTCGGGGCCGGCCGGGTGCGCACTTGGCGCGGCTGCGCCCTGGATGGCGCGGCCGTGTCCACTCAACGCCTTTCCCCCGCCGCCGCGAGGCGCCGCATCGATGCGGCCGCCGTCTCCCGCAGCCATTCGGCGAGGCGCCGCGCGCCGTCCGGCAGGTCCGCGTCCACGCGGCTGCACAGGTAGTAGTCGCGGCCGTCGTCGAGCGCGCTGTCGAACAGCTGCACGACTTCGCCGCTCGCCAGCTCCGCCTCGATCAGCGGCGCGCGCATCAGCCCCGCGCCGAGCCCCGCGCGGATCGCGCTCAGGGTCAGCTGCCCGTCCTCGAACATCGGCCCGACCACCGGCGGCACGTTGCGCACGCCCGCGCCGCGCAGCCAGTTCACCCAGGTGCTGCGGTCCTCGTCATGCACGAGCGGCACCGCGGCGAGGTCGGCCGGCTTGCGGAACGGCCCGAAGCGGCGCCGGAATCCCGCGCTGCAGACCGGCACCATCGCGCCCGGCAGCAGCTTCTCGCAGCGATAGCCGGCCCAGTCGCCGGCGCCGAAGCGGATCGAGAGATCCGACGCGTCGCTGCGATAGTTGCGGTGGTTGGCGTAGAGCACGGTCACGTCGACGTCGGTGTTCGCCTCCAGGAAGCGGTGCAGCCGCGGCACGAACCAGCCGATGCCGAACAGCGGAATCAGGCTGATCGTGATCTGGCGCAGCGACGAGCGATCGCGCACGAAGCCGGTCGCGCTGCGCAGCACCGAGAACGCCGCGCTGATCGAGCGGTAGTAGTCGCGGCCTTCGTCGGTCAGTACCAGCGCGCGGCCCTCGCGCACCGTCAGCGGCGTCAGGATGAACGCGTCGAGCAGCTGCAGCTGATGGCTGACCGCCGACGGCGTGATGTCGAGTTCGGCCGCCGCGGCCGTGACCGAGCCCAGCCGCGCGAACGCCTCGAAGGCGCGCACCGCGCGCAACGGAGGATCGTTCGACAATTGTTCGATATTTTTCATGTTTTGAATTCTATCGAATAATTCGGGAGACGGCAAAATCGCCAGATGTCTTTATGGTTAAAGGTTTTGCCCGATATTGCCGGTCGGGTATAAGCATTCAATCAAAGCGTATTTGGCTGCGATCGCATGACTGTTTAATATTTTTCATGTTTTAATCGATCGCCCACACGCCTGCCACTCATGAAAAAATCCGTCTCCCTCACCGCCGCCGCCGCGCTCGCCGTCGCCGCCGGCGCCACGTTCGCGCTGCCCGCCGGCGCCGCCGACGCGCCGCGAACCGTGCTGATCGGCCTCGCGGCGCCGCTGACCGGCCCGTCCGCGCGGATCGGCAAGGATCTGCAGAACGGCGCGCAGCTCGCGCTCGACGATGCGAACCGCCGCCATCCGACGCTCGACGGCAAGTCCGTCGTCTACAAGCTGGTGGCCGTGGACGACCAGTCCGACCCGCGCACCGCCGTGACGGTCGCGCAGTCGCTGGTCGAGCAGCACGTGATCGGCGTGGTCGGCCACTGGAACACCGGCTGCAGCGTGCCGGCCTCGCGCGTCTATCGCGACGCGGGCATCCCCGAGATCGCGCCGGCCTCCACCGGCCATCAATACACGGAGCAGGGCTACGCCACCGCGTTCCGCATCATGGGTCACGACGACGACGGCGGCGCCTACACCGGCGCCTATGCGGTGAAGACGCTGCACGCGCGCCGCATCGCCGTGCTCGACGATCGCACCTCGTTCGGCTCGGGTCTCGCCGACCAGTTCGTGAAGGGTGTGAAGGCCGACGGCGGCACGATCGTCGACCGCGAATACGTGAACGACAAGACCGTCGATTTCAGCGGCG
This window encodes:
- a CDS encoding LysR substrate-binding domain-containing protein, which codes for MKNIEQLSNDPPLRAVRAFEAFARLGSVTAAAAELDITPSAVSHQLQLLDAFILTPLTVREGRALVLTDEGRDYYRSISAAFSVLRSATGFVRDRSSLRQITISLIPLFGIGWFVPRLHRFLEANTDVDVTVLYANHRNYRSDASDLSIRFGAGDWAGYRCEKLLPGAMVPVCSAGFRRRFGPFRKPADLAAVPLVHDEDRSTWVNWLRGAGVRNVPPVVGPMFEDGQLTLSAIRAGLGAGLMRAPLIEAELASGEVVQLFDSALDDGRDYYLCSRVDADLPDGARRLAEWLRETAAASMRRLAAAGERR
- a CDS encoding alpha/beta fold hydrolase, which codes for MSTIPNRNRLRLQRLFLCACAAFTLHAQAEPRWQTLPPTPAPVAGERHGFADVHGIHLYYATIGHGTPVILLHGGLSNSDYFGHQVRALMKHHQVIVVDSRGHGRSSRDAQPFGYDLMTDDVVALMDTLKLRRADIVGWSDGAIIGIDMAIRHPDRVGKVVAFAANTKTDGVMPDVEKNPTFAAFIKRGGDEYRRLSPTPKEYDAFVEQIGHMWASQPNWSDAQLKAITAPVLVMDGDHDEAIRREHTEYIAATIPGAGLQILPGTSHFAMLQDPEAFNFAVEHFLGDR
- a CDS encoding branched-chain amino acid ABC transporter substrate-binding protein, yielding MKKSVSLTAAAALAVAAGATFALPAGAADAPRTVLIGLAAPLTGPSARIGKDLQNGAQLALDDANRRHPTLDGKSVVYKLVAVDDQSDPRTAVTVAQSLVEQHVIGVVGHWNTGCSVPASRVYRDAGIPEIAPASTGHQYTEQGYATAFRIMGHDDDGGAYTGAYAVKTLHARRIAVLDDRTSFGSGLADQFVKGVKADGGTIVDREYVNDKTVDFSGVLTAIKARQPDVVFFGGIDAQAAPIARRMRQLGIHATLLGAGGFVSQTFLSLAGADGDGVTALEPGRPLAKMPGGAAFDAQYRARYHAPIELHAPFAYDAAATLIAVAQQTGSTDPATLVAALHRVDRQGVTGRIAFDAQGNLKDPAYTIYRVQDGKWDVVDVLGGGAKP